The region ACGATATACAATCCTGAAGGGCTGGACATTGAAGAACTTATCATGTTAAAGGATACTACAGGTTCAGTAAGTAGTTATCCACATGGGGATAAATTAATGGTAACTGATCTGCTGGATATCAGCACAGATATTTTTATACCTGCTGCCCGCCCTGACGTGATAACCAAGAGTAATGCTGATGTTCTGGATGCCAGACTGATCGTGCAGGGTGCAAATATCCCTATTACGTTAGAAGCAGAAAGATTGCTCCATGAAAGAGGTGTACTGAGTATACCGGATTTTGTAGCAAACGCCGGCGGTGTGATCACGGCTTCTGTGGAATATCATGGAGGAGTTGAAAAAGATGCCTTTGAACGGATTGAAGAGACTATCAGTTCCAATACAAGATATGTCCTTGAATTTGCAAATAAGAAAAACCTGACTCCCAGGGACGCAGCATTATATATTGCCATGAAGAGGGTAAAAAAGGCAATGGAGTACAGAAAATAGGAGGAGGATTTCTTGACATTAAAGGCAATTTTCGAACCAGAATCAATAGCAGTTATAGGGGCTTCATCTTCCCCTGATAAATGGGGTCATGTGATATTGAAAAACCTTCTAAGCAGTGGGTATAAAGGAGAAGTTTTTCCAGTAAATCCAAAAGATCAGACAATTTTAGATAGGAAATGTTATAATTCAGTCCTTAACATACCTGTTCACGTAGATCTGGCAGTAATCGCAGTTCCCAGATCCTATGCGTTAAATGTTACCGAAGAATGTGGTAAAAAGGGAGTTAAAGGAATTATTATGGTTACTGCAGGATTCAGTGAATTGGGTGGTGAAGGACGAGAGATTGAAAAAGAACTGGTGGAGATCATCGAGCGTTACCACATGAGGCTTGTGGGCCCCAATACCCTGGGTGTTGTAAATGCCCATACTGGTATGAATGCCAGTATTATCTCAAGACTGCCAGAGGCTGGTGGAATATCTTTCATAACCCAGAGCGGTACATTGGGGTTGGCACTGGCTGACTGGACCATGGAGATGGGATTGGGCCTGCATCTGGTTATCAGTACAGGTAATAAGGCTAATATCGACGATGTGGATTTGCTGGAATATCTGGCCCAGGATCCAAATACTGATGTTATCGCCATGTATGTGGAAGGGATCAGTAGGGGAAGAGATTTCATAAAAGCAGCACAGCGAATTTCCAAACCAATACTGGCACTGAAAACAGGCAGGACACAAAGCGGAGCAAAAGCGGTATTCTCACATACGGGCAGCTTGGCTGGATCTGATGAGGTGTATTCAGCTGCCTTCAAACAGGCGGGTATTATCAGGGTTGATAATATCGAAGACCTGTTTGATTCTGCCCTGGCCCTTTCAGTACAGCCTGCTCCTAACGGAAACAGAGTGGGTATAATCTCAAATGGAGGAGGTGCCAGTATCATTGCTTCCGATGCTTGTGAGCGCCTGGGTCTTACCATTTCTGAATTACTGCCTGCGACCCAGCAAAAAATAAAAAAATTAATCCCGGAATTTGCTTCAGCCCATAATCCAATAGATACTGCCGGATTAGCTAAA is a window of Methanosarcinales archaeon DNA encoding:
- a CDS encoding CoA-binding protein, which produces MTLKAIFEPESIAVIGASSSPDKWGHVILKNLLSSGYKGEVFPVNPKDQTILDRKCYNSVLNIPVHVDLAVIAVPRSYALNVTEECGKKGVKGIIMVTAGFSELGGEGREIEKELVEIIERYHMRLVGPNTLGVVNAHTGMNASIISRLPEAGGISFITQSGTLGLALADWTMEMGLGLHLVISTGNKANIDDVDLLEYLAQDPNTDVIAMYVEGISRGRDFIKAAQRISKPILALKTGRTQSGAKAVFSHTGSLAGSDEVYSAAFKQAGIIRVDNIEDLFDSALALSVQPAPNGNRVGIISNGGGASIIASDACERLGLTISELLPATQQKIKKLIPEFASAHNPIDTAGLAKFETYNGIVRHMLLDPNIDALVVIYVHTIMGDPAQPAQAVVDIRRGDCSKPIIACWMGGTGTEQGVKILKNGGLPNYPVPDRAVEALASLVQHHGFLEKVKI